In the Clostridium beijerinckii genome, one interval contains:
- the cbiT gene encoding precorrin-6Y C5,15-methyltransferase (decarboxylating) subunit CbiT, giving the protein MVFIKDEEFIRGNCPMTKEDIRILSIAKMNLTDNSLVLDVGSGTGSITVQAAKIAKNGKVLAIEKNYEAYEITETNVEKFECDNVKILNKEASRVLDTLIFQGLKFDSIFIGGSSGHLEEILLKVNAIVVKKGTIVMNFITLDNAYRAIEVMKKLDYKIEISLVNISKNREDTLMMIANNPIYIIQCIRN; this is encoded by the coding sequence ATGGTTTTTATAAAAGATGAAGAGTTTATTAGAGGAAACTGCCCAATGACAAAGGAAGACATAAGAATACTTTCAATTGCGAAAATGAACTTAACAGATAATTCTTTAGTACTAGATGTTGGAAGTGGTACAGGGAGTATTACAGTTCAGGCTGCTAAAATTGCAAAAAACGGTAAGGTGCTTGCAATAGAAAAAAATTATGAAGCATATGAAATTACAGAAACTAATGTGGAAAAGTTTGAATGTGATAATGTAAAGATTTTAAATAAAGAAGCAAGTAGAGTTTTGGATACTTTGATTTTTCAAGGTTTAAAATTCGATTCTATATTCATTGGAGGAAGCAGCGGGCATTTAGAGGAGATATTACTTAAGGTAAATGCAATCGTAGTAAAAAAAGGCACGATAGTTATGAATTTTATTACCTTAGACAATGCATACAGAGCAATTGAGGTCATGAAGAAACTAGATTATAAAATTGAAATTTCGTTAGTTAATATAAGTAAAAACCGTGAAGATACTTTAATGATGATAGCTAATAATCCAATATATATAATTCAATGTATAAGGAATTAA
- a CDS encoding cobalt-factor II C(20)-methyltransferase encodes MATLYGIGVGPGDTELLTVKAVRTIERCQVVVAPSATEGGESIALETAREYIKPGTEVIVKHFPMGKKDRVIKALEAYEFIEARLKEGKDVAFLTIGDPYIYSTYSHMLKHVRDCGFDVQTIPGITSFCAAASLVNRTLVVGDEKLVVMPATKVKEITDEKFVVIMKVYKHEEEVINTLEEKGFDYVYASRVGREGETVLTEREEILKLRDYMSLIIANRE; translated from the coding sequence ATGGCAACATTATACGGAATAGGTGTAGGACCTGGAGATACTGAACTTTTAACTGTAAAGGCAGTAAGAACAATAGAAAGGTGTCAAGTTGTAGTTGCACCATCGGCTACTGAAGGTGGGGAAAGCATTGCGCTTGAAACAGCTAGGGAATATATAAAACCAGGTACTGAAGTTATTGTAAAGCATTTTCCAATGGGGAAGAAAGATAGAGTAATAAAAGCATTGGAGGCTTATGAATTTATAGAAGCGAGGCTTAAAGAAGGAAAGGATGTTGCATTTTTAACTATTGGAGATCCGTATATTTACAGTACATATAGTCATATGTTAAAGCATGTTAGAGATTGTGGATTTGATGTTCAAACAATTCCTGGAATAACATCTTTTTGTGCGGCTGCGAGCCTAGTTAATAGGACTTTAGTTGTAGGTGACGAGAAGCTAGTGGTTATGCCAGCTACTAAAGTGAAGGAAATAACAGATGAAAAGTTTGTTGTAATAATGAAAGTATACAAGCATGAAGAAGAAGTTATAAATACATTAGAAGAAAAAGGCTTTGATTATGTTTATGCAAGTCGAGTTGGTAGAGAGGGCGAGACTGTTTTAACTGAAAGAGAAGAAATACTAAAACTTAGAGATTATATGTCTTTAATAATAGCAAACAGGGAATAA
- the cobM gene encoding precorrin-4 C(11)-methyltransferase has product MIYFIGAGPGAADLITVKGRDLLERADVVIYAGSLVSKEHLEYCRPDVQIYNSANMTLEDVMEIMTMEEQMGKLVVRLHTGDPSIYGAIREQMVELDRVSIPYEVVPGVSSFTGAAAAINREFTLPGVSQTVILTRIEGRTPVPANEDLETLASIGASMAIFLSISMIDKVVEKLRKGYKKNVSIAVVERATWPDQRVIMGTLDDIAEKVKENNITKCAQILVGDFIDSDFEKSLLYDKSFSHMFRDAEDTSNESK; this is encoded by the coding sequence ATGATTTATTTTATAGGGGCAGGTCCTGGAGCAGCTGATTTAATAACAGTTAAAGGTCGTGATTTATTAGAAAGAGCAGATGTAGTAATATATGCTGGTTCTTTAGTTTCAAAAGAACATTTAGAATATTGTAGACCAGACGTTCAAATCTATAATTCTGCTAATATGACTTTAGAAGATGTAATGGAAATAATGACCATGGAAGAACAAATGGGAAAGTTAGTTGTAAGGCTACATACAGGTGATCCATCAATTTACGGAGCTATAAGAGAGCAAATGGTTGAGCTTGACAGGGTTAGTATACCTTATGAAGTTGTTCCAGGTGTAAGTTCATTTACAGGTGCAGCAGCTGCTATAAATAGAGAATTTACTTTACCAGGAGTATCACAAACTGTAATTTTAACTAGGATTGAGGGAAGAACTCCTGTTCCAGCAAATGAGGATCTTGAAACATTGGCATCTATTGGAGCATCAATGGCTATATTTTTATCTATTTCAATGATAGACAAAGTTGTTGAGAAACTTAGAAAAGGGTATAAAAAGAATGTTTCAATAGCTGTAGTTGAAAGAGCTACATGGCCTGATCAAAGAGTAATTATGGGAACTCTTGATGATATAGCAGAAAAAGTTAAGGAAAATAATATTACTAAATGTGCACAAATATTAGTTGGAGATTTTATTGATAGCGATTTTGAAAAAAGCTTGTTATATGATAAGAGCTTTTCTCATATGTTCAGAGACGCTGAGGATACAAGTAATGAATCTAAATAA
- the cbiG gene encoding cobalt-precorrin 5A hydrolase, translating to MNLNNEELSKKSQSEAINSLSKNISIICPSPKGKDIALKLKESFNGRLYIKENNPSQDQINNWKSEINTFAYGEDFSLKTITKEAMNNSEGIIFISSTGIAVRAIAPFLEGKDKDPGIVVVDLSGKYAINILSGHLGGGNELTYKVSEILNSMPIITTASDNLGLIAPDILAKENNLIIEDLKKAKYMAALLIDKKIIGIKDDYNIIKISNGYEKIQYLRKDCIWITHCLKSSNNEDIERTDYSKILRLIKKDIVLGIGCRKGTTYEKLYDFVNANLIKYNLDIRAVSGIVSVDIKANEEGIIKLAEKINCPFKTFSKDEIKTVQDKYDKSQFVFKTLGITGVCEPSVDLAGAEVIISKIKHEGMTLAIGVLKNILE from the coding sequence ATGAATCTAAATAATGAAGAACTATCTAAAAAGTCCCAAAGTGAGGCAATAAATTCACTTAGTAAAAATATAAGTATAATTTGTCCATCGCCTAAGGGAAAAGATATAGCATTGAAGCTTAAAGAAAGCTTTAATGGAAGATTATATATAAAAGAAAATAATCCATCACAAGATCAGATTAATAATTGGAAGTCAGAAATAAACACTTTTGCATATGGTGAAGATTTCAGTTTAAAGACTATTACAAAAGAAGCTATGAATAATTCAGAAGGTATTATATTTATATCTTCAACAGGAATTGCAGTAAGAGCAATAGCTCCATTTCTTGAAGGCAAGGATAAGGATCCGGGAATTGTAGTAGTTGATCTATCAGGTAAATATGCAATAAATATATTAAGTGGACATTTAGGGGGAGGCAATGAGCTTACTTATAAGGTATCAGAAATATTAAATTCTATGCCTATTATAACCACTGCAAGTGATAATTTAGGGCTGATTGCCCCAGATATTTTAGCTAAAGAAAATAATTTGATTATTGAAGATTTAAAAAAGGCTAAATATATGGCGGCGCTTTTAATTGATAAAAAAATAATTGGAATTAAAGATGATTATAATATAATAAAAATCAGTAATGGATACGAAAAGATACAGTACTTAAGAAAGGATTGTATTTGGATAACTCATTGTTTAAAAAGTAGTAACAATGAAGATATTGAAAGAACTGATTATTCTAAGATACTTAGACTTATAAAGAAAGATATAGTTTTGGGTATCGGTTGTAGGAAAGGCACAACTTATGAAAAATTATATGACTTTGTAAATGCAAATTTAATAAAATATAATTTGGATATAAGAGCAGTATCAGGAATTGTTTCTGTAGATATTAAAGCTAATGAAGAAGGTATTATAAAATTAGCGGAAAAGATTAATTGTCCATTCAAAACTTTTAGCAAAGATGAAATAAAAACAGTTCAAGATAAATATGATAAAAGTCAATTTGTATTTAAAACACTTGGAATAACTGGGGTCTGTGAGCCTTCTGTTGATCTTGCGGGTGCAGAGGTTATTATAAGCAAAATAAAGCATGAAGGTATGACATTAGCTATAGGGGTGCTTAAAAACATATTGGAATAA
- the cbiE gene encoding precorrin-6y C5,15-methyltransferase (decarboxylating) subunit CbiE has translation MIYIVGLGPGHKDYIMPKALEILKKSNIIIGFKRALDSLEFVDNEKLYINKLSDINEYICDEKNRSMIISIVASGDPTFYGITNYIKSKATLEFQVIPGISSFQYLTCKLNMSWNNAYLGSLHGRKEDFLTVVNNHDLSIWLTDKENNPAMLCEILHKEKVRCKVAIGENLSYEDEIITNGTPEEFMNKKYDSLSVFIVDRTSR, from the coding sequence ATGATTTATATTGTAGGGCTTGGTCCTGGACACAAGGATTACATTATGCCTAAGGCCTTGGAAATATTAAAAAAATCTAATATAATAATAGGCTTTAAAAGAGCATTGGATTCCTTAGAGTTTGTAGATAATGAAAAATTATATATAAATAAGCTAAGTGATATTAACGAATATATATGTGATGAGAAAAATAGAAGTATGATTATTTCAATTGTTGCATCTGGTGATCCAACTTTTTATGGGATAACAAATTATATAAAAAGTAAAGCAACTTTAGAATTTCAAGTAATACCAGGAATAAGTTCGTTTCAATATCTGACATGTAAATTAAATATGTCATGGAATAATGCGTACCTAGGAAGTTTACATGGAAGGAAAGAAGACTTTTTGACTGTGGTTAATAATCACGACTTAAGCATTTGGCTTACAGATAAAGAGAATAATCCTGCTATGTTATGTGAAATTTTGCATAAAGAAAAAGTTAGATGTAAAGTTGCAATAGGAGAAAATTTATCCTATGAAGATGAGATTATAACTAATGGGACGCCAGAAGAATTTATGAATAAAAAATATGATTCGCTGAGTGTGTTTATAGTAGATAGAACAAGTCGATAG